In Acinetobacter sp. TGL-Y2, a genomic segment contains:
- a CDS encoding NAD(P)-binding protein encodes MKIAVIGSGMAGLATARILKDAGHQITIFEALPGRGMDSYSLAYEGGNIDSPLRVMNPMLWKNTLSLATHLGIKTFPVRTYMSCSWLFEEKIETWLTTSRTRIGNFPIINNRKGIKQYGWRLVKGMLQLKTAIKQFFKSDTQDITLAEFMALNQIEEVFWHGAVMPVLYTICTCDEKSIGEWPAKPLLVFLRQLTDGDALLRLQGGTPAFVDKLVGDIELRSGVAISKVEEQGEQIFVENAKGESELFDRVVIATPTNKIDQFLNNEQFADDLALLKQFKFVDGELVIHTDPVVMPVNRKDWCVLSYMMDRKFTKQHFTVWLNSIEPSLVGKSPVFQTWKPVVDIDPKKIISTVKLTRAVVDSKTLMLSQELQIRHKQPNRKVFYCGSWSCEGLPILESAVTSAMHIGEVFNAPLPFVGLKPTVEVAPELGY; translated from the coding sequence TTGAAAATAGCAGTGATAGGAAGTGGTATGGCTGGGTTGGCGACCGCGAGAATTCTCAAAGATGCCGGACATCAAATCACTATTTTTGAAGCGCTCCCAGGCCGCGGCATGGACAGCTACAGTTTGGCTTATGAAGGTGGCAATATTGATTCACCACTGCGGGTGATGAACCCGATGCTGTGGAAAAACACCTTAAGCCTTGCGACACATTTGGGCATTAAAACGTTCCCTGTACGTACCTATATGTCGTGTAGTTGGTTATTTGAAGAAAAAATAGAAACGTGGTTAACCACGTCACGAACGCGTATTGGTAACTTTCCAATCATCAATAATCGTAAAGGCATTAAACAGTATGGCTGGCGTTTGGTGAAGGGCATGTTGCAACTCAAAACAGCCATTAAACAATTTTTTAAATCAGACACCCAAGACATTACTTTAGCTGAGTTTATGGCTTTAAATCAGATTGAAGAAGTGTTTTGGCATGGCGCGGTGATGCCTGTGCTGTATACCATTTGTACCTGTGATGAAAAATCTATAGGGGAGTGGCCTGCGAAGCCCCTGTTGGTATTTTTACGCCAATTGACCGATGGTGATGCGCTGCTGCGTTTACAAGGCGGCACACCGGCTTTTGTCGACAAACTCGTGGGCGATATTGAACTTCGCAGTGGCGTTGCCATTAGCAAAGTTGAAGAGCAGGGCGAACAGATTTTTGTTGAAAATGCTAAGGGCGAGTCTGAGTTGTTTGATCGTGTGGTCATTGCAACACCGACCAATAAAATTGATCAATTTTTAAATAATGAACAATTTGCAGATGACTTAGCATTGTTGAAACAGTTTAAGTTTGTTGATGGTGAGCTGGTGATTCATACCGATCCCGTGGTAATGCCGGTCAACCGCAAAGATTGGTGCGTACTGAGCTACATGATGGATCGTAAATTTACCAAACAGCATTTCACCGTTTGGCTAAACTCCATTGAACCAAGCCTTGTGGGTAAATCTCCAGTGTTCCAAACATGGAAACCTGTGGTGGATATTGATCCGAAGAAAATCATTTCAACAGTCAAGCTCACCCGCGCTGTGGTAGACAGTAAAACATTAATGCTCAGTCAAGAATTACAGATCCGTCATAAACAACCCAATCGTAAAGTGTTCTACTGTGGTTCTTGGTCATGCGAAGGCTTGCCTATTTTAGAATCTGCAGTGACTTCAGCGATGCATATTGGTGAAGTGTTCAATGCACCCTTGCCCTTTGTGGGATTAAAACCTACAGTTGAGGTCGCACCTGAACTCGGTTACTAA
- the ahpC gene encoding alkyl hydroperoxide reductase subunit C, which translates to MSLINTEIKPFNATAYHNGDFIDVSEQQFKGKWSVVFFYPADFTFVCPTELGDLADNYAEFQSMGVEIYSVSTDTHFTHKAWHDSSEEIKKIQYPMIGDPTWTLAKNFEVLIEADGMADRGTFVIDPEGKIQIVEINAGGIGRDAFELLRKVKAAQYVYAHPGEVCPAKWKEGEATLAPSIDLVGKI; encoded by the coding sequence ATGAGTTTAATTAATACAGAAATCAAGCCCTTCAATGCAACTGCTTACCACAATGGTGACTTCATTGACGTATCCGAGCAACAGTTCAAAGGTAAATGGTCAGTTGTTTTCTTCTATCCTGCGGATTTTACCTTTGTTTGCCCAACAGAATTGGGCGACTTGGCAGATAATTATGCTGAATTTCAAAGTATGGGTGTAGAGATTTATTCAGTGTCTACCGATACTCATTTTACCCACAAAGCTTGGCATGATTCTTCTGAAGAAATTAAGAAAATCCAATACCCAATGATTGGTGACCCAACTTGGACTTTAGCTAAGAACTTTGAGGTTTTAATTGAAGCTGACGGTATGGCTGACCGTGGTACCTTTGTGATTGACCCTGAAGGAAAAATCCAAATTGTTGAAATCAATGCCGGTGGTATTGGTCGCGATGCATTTGAATTACTACGTAAAGTCAAAGCAGCGCAGTATGTATATGCTCACCCAGGTGAAGTTTGCCCAGCAAAATGGAAAGAAGGTGAAGCGACACTTGCGCCTTCAATTGATTTGGTCGGTAAAATCTAA
- the ssb gene encoding single-stranded DNA-binding protein — protein sequence MRGVNKVILVGTLGKDPETKTFQNGGSLTQFSIATSESWTDKSSGERKEQTEWHRIVLHNRLGEIAQQYLRKGSKVYIEGSLRTRQWTDQSGQERYTTEIRGEQMQMLDSNNRQQTEGSGDSGYNQPRFNNNTNAQPAAGGYGAQQGGYNNAPAAAPQGNYGNNVNQGFQSPKPQQQPAKPMANAPADLDDDLPF from the coding sequence ATGCGCGGCGTAAATAAAGTAATCTTAGTTGGTACTCTGGGTAAAGACCCTGAAACAAAAACCTTTCAAAATGGCGGTTCATTGACACAGTTTTCAATTGCCACCAGTGAATCTTGGACTGATAAAAGTTCAGGTGAGCGTAAAGAGCAAACTGAATGGCACCGTATTGTATTGCATAACCGTTTAGGTGAAATTGCACAGCAATATTTGCGTAAAGGATCTAAAGTATATATTGAAGGTTCACTGCGTACACGTCAGTGGACAGACCAAAGCGGTCAAGAGCGTTACACCACTGAAATCCGTGGCGAACAAATGCAAATGTTAGATTCAAACAATCGTCAGCAAACTGAAGGTAGCGGCGATAGCGGTTATAACCAACCGCGTTTTAACAACAATACAAATGCTCAGCCAGCGGCGGGCGGTTATGGGGCACAGCAAGGCGGCTATAACAATGCACCAGCGGCTGCACCACAAGGTAATTATGGTAACAACGTGAACCAAGGTTTCCAGTCTCCTAAACCACAGCAACAACCTGCCAAACCAATGGCAAATGCACCTGCTGATTTAGATGATGACTTACCGTTCTAA
- a CDS encoding MFS transporter gives MMNALERRSTFALSSIFALRMLGLFMIIPVFAVVGQSYQHATPALIGLAVGVYGLSQALLQIPFSLLADRFNRKPLIVFGLLLFALGGAIAAMSETIYGVIIGRAIAGAGAVSAVVMALLADVTREEERTKAMAIMGMSIGVSFMVAFSLGPWLTTWVGISGLFWVTTLMGLLAILMVFMVPKTTRHHKNYKQGYFNQLKQVLKMGDLNRLHVSVFALHLLLTAMFVYVPSQLIDFADIPLSKHGIVYLPLLVISLFFAFPSIILAEKYRKMRGIFLTAIGGIIAGLAVMIFGYESKYILLLGLGLFFIAFNVMEALLPSWLSKSAPIQSKATAMGVNATGQFLGAFCGGILGGQLLMLNNTSLGWGILLVIALLWLVLSFGLTQPRYLSSMIWRLPEGKQTDEWTSQLLAIRGIEEVVVMPDQQVAFVKVDKQQIDDTARQHLTHLLGKEVAI, from the coding sequence ATGATGAATGCCTTGGAGCGTCGCTCAACTTTTGCGTTAAGCAGCATCTTTGCACTACGGATGTTGGGTTTGTTCATGATCATCCCCGTGTTTGCGGTTGTGGGGCAGTCATATCAACATGCAACACCCGCATTGATTGGTTTGGCGGTCGGTGTCTATGGTTTAAGCCAAGCGTTATTACAAATTCCATTTAGCTTATTGGCAGATCGCTTCAACCGTAAACCTTTAATTGTATTTGGTTTGTTGCTGTTTGCTTTGGGCGGTGCCATTGCTGCCATGTCTGAAACCATTTATGGCGTGATTATCGGACGTGCCATCGCAGGTGCAGGTGCGGTCTCTGCTGTAGTGATGGCACTGCTTGCAGATGTTACCCGTGAAGAAGAGCGTACCAAAGCCATGGCCATTATGGGGATGAGTATTGGTGTGTCGTTCATGGTGGCATTTAGTTTAGGGCCGTGGCTGACCACATGGGTCGGAATCTCTGGATTGTTTTGGGTCACCACCTTAATGGGTCTTTTGGCGATATTGATGGTATTTATGGTGCCCAAGACCACACGTCACCATAAAAACTATAAGCAAGGCTATTTCAATCAGCTGAAACAAGTACTGAAAATGGGCGATCTCAACCGTCTGCATGTCTCTGTATTTGCCCTACATTTATTGTTGACCGCGATGTTTGTGTATGTGCCATCACAACTGATCGACTTTGCTGATATTCCGTTGTCTAAGCACGGTATTGTCTATTTACCGCTGCTGGTGATTAGCTTGTTTTTTGCTTTCCCCAGTATTATTTTGGCTGAAAAATATCGCAAAATGCGCGGCATTTTCTTAACCGCGATTGGCGGCATTATTGCGGGTTTAGCCGTGATGATTTTTGGCTATGAATCAAAATATATTCTGCTGCTGGGGCTGGGGCTGTTCTTCATTGCTTTTAATGTAATGGAAGCCTTATTGCCTTCATGGCTGTCAAAATCTGCACCGATTCAATCGAAAGCCACTGCTATGGGCGTGAATGCAACAGGGCAGTTCTTGGGTGCCTTTTGTGGGGGGATTTTGGGCGGTCAGTTGCTGATGTTAAACAACACGTCATTGGGCTGGGGTATTTTGTTGGTCATTGCGCTGTTGTGGTTAGTGCTGAGTTTTGGACTGACCCAACCGCGTTATTTATCCTCAATGATTTGGCGTTTGCCCGAGGGTAAACAAACAGATGAATGGACTTCTCAATTATTAGCAATTCGTGGTATTGAAGAAGTTGTGGTCATGCCCGATCAGCAAGTGGCATTCGTTAAGGTCGATAAGCAGCAAATAGATGATACTGCGCGACAACATTTAACGCACTTGTTGGGTAAAGAGGTAGCCATTTGA
- a CDS encoding DUF475 domain-containing protein produces the protein MWKHFGFSIVFTIVCLGLSAYWGYSHGPDAGLKTMFTVLTITAILAVMEISLSFDNAVVNASVLRHWDHFWKMLFLTVGIVVAVFGMRLIFPIVIVAVTADMGFVEVIQLALNDPKEYSARLMNHHPEIAAFGGAFLLMVFLNFFLDEGKDTHWFKFIERRLANLASVPALSVFIALVALLIMAANVDEAKRLVVTMAGIWGIVIYIGVQVLSHLLGGEPEVDENGDAVSHDSNGVPAGVVKAGIGGFLYLEVLDASFSFDGVIGAFAITSDVVVIMLGLAIGAIFVRSITIYLVEKGTLDAYIYLEHGAHYAIGALAFIMIASGTGLHVPEVVTGLIGVAFIVWAIIASIQYKKRQAA, from the coding sequence ATGTGGAAACATTTTGGTTTCTCAATCGTCTTTACGATCGTGTGTCTTGGTTTATCTGCATACTGGGGTTATTCCCACGGGCCAGATGCCGGTTTAAAGACCATGTTCACTGTACTGACGATTACTGCCATTCTTGCTGTAATGGAAATTTCATTGTCTTTTGACAATGCTGTGGTCAATGCGTCCGTATTACGTCATTGGGATCACTTCTGGAAAATGCTGTTCTTGACCGTTGGGATCGTGGTTGCCGTATTCGGTATGCGCTTGATTTTCCCAATCGTGATTGTTGCTGTGACTGCAGACATGGGCTTTGTTGAAGTGATTCAATTGGCACTGAATGATCCAAAAGAATACTCAGCACGTTTAATGAATCACCATCCTGAAATTGCAGCTTTTGGTGGCGCATTCCTCCTGATGGTGTTCTTGAACTTCTTCTTAGATGAGGGTAAAGACACGCACTGGTTCAAGTTCATTGAACGTCGTTTAGCCAATTTGGCAAGCGTTCCTGCGCTTTCTGTATTTATCGCATTGGTGGCACTTTTAATCATGGCAGCCAACGTAGACGAAGCAAAACGTCTGGTGGTGACCATGGCAGGTATTTGGGGCATCGTGATTTACATTGGTGTTCAAGTACTGAGCCACTTGTTGGGCGGTGAACCTGAAGTGGATGAAAATGGTGATGCAGTCAGTCATGACAGCAATGGCGTTCCAGCCGGTGTCGTTAAAGCAGGTATTGGTGGTTTCTTGTACCTTGAAGTGCTTGATGCATCGTTCAGTTTTGACGGCGTGATTGGCGCATTTGCGATTACGTCAGATGTGGTCGTGATTATGCTGGGTCTTGCCATTGGTGCAATCTTCGTTCGTTCGATTACCATTTACTTGGTTGAAAAGGGCACATTGGATGCTTACATCTACCTTGAACACGGTGCGCATTATGCCATTGGTGCGCTTGCATTCATTATGATTGCTAGTGGTACAGGCTTACATGTTCCTGAAGTTGTAACTGGTTTAATTGGTGTTGCCTTCATTGTTTGGGCAATCATTGCATCCATTCAGTACAAGAAACGACAAGCCGCTTAA
- the tenA gene encoding thiaminase II yields MCFSRDVWQRNQALYQKTLALPFNQELALGTLSQDIFRHYVIQDAHYLLAYGRALAVCGAKAFDAEAVIQFTQGAREAIIIERSLHDGFMQAFGITKTDFENTPLTAACHHYTSFLTATAWSESYPVVLASLLPCYWIYAEVGKDIVRQAVKDNPYQAWIDTYAGEHFNEEVRKVLAITDAVAAQSDAATVEKMHLAYTKAAELEYLFWDSAYHQRQWFSLD; encoded by the coding sequence ATGTGTTTTTCCCGCGATGTCTGGCAGCGCAATCAAGCCCTGTATCAAAAAACCTTAGCGCTCCCCTTCAATCAAGAACTGGCTTTGGGTACGCTGAGCCAAGACATTTTCCGTCATTATGTCATTCAAGATGCCCATTATTTATTGGCATATGGGCGCGCGCTTGCGGTCTGCGGTGCTAAAGCCTTTGATGCTGAAGCGGTGATTCAATTTACCCAAGGCGCACGTGAAGCCATTATTATTGAACGTAGCCTGCATGATGGTTTTATGCAGGCGTTCGGTATAACCAAAACCGACTTTGAAAATACCCCTTTGACAGCAGCATGTCATCATTACACCTCATTTTTAACCGCGACAGCGTGGTCTGAAAGTTATCCCGTGGTACTGGCATCCTTGTTGCCTTGTTACTGGATTTATGCAGAAGTGGGTAAAGATATTGTGCGTCAGGCAGTCAAAGATAATCCTTATCAAGCGTGGATTGATACGTATGCAGGTGAGCATTTCAATGAAGAAGTGCGTAAAGTGCTCGCGATTACGGATGCTGTTGCAGCACAATCTGATGCGGCAACGGTCGAAAAAATGCATTTAGCGTATACCAAAGCTGCAGAGCTTGAATATTTATTTTGGGACAGTGCTTATCACCAAAGACAATGGTTCAGCCTCGATTAA
- a CDS encoding DUF1304 domain-containing protein: MIGKTLIVIIALLHIYFLILEMFLWDKPIGMKAFGNNLEKAKLTKVLAQNQGLYNGFLAAGLLWSVYAAAPFSLQLASFFLGCVVIAGVYGAITASRKILYIQALPAVIALVVIHFF, translated from the coding sequence TTGATTGGGAAAACACTCATTGTCATTATTGCACTATTACATATTTATTTTCTCATTTTAGAAATGTTCCTTTGGGATAAGCCCATAGGGATGAAAGCCTTTGGTAATAATCTTGAAAAAGCCAAATTAACCAAAGTTCTGGCTCAAAATCAGGGGTTATATAATGGCTTTTTAGCTGCGGGTCTACTTTGGTCAGTCTATGCTGCTGCACCTTTTTCACTGCAATTGGCAAGTTTCTTTTTGGGCTGTGTGGTGATTGCAGGTGTGTATGGTGCCATCACAGCCAGTCGGAAAATATTATATATTCAAGCTTTACCCGCAGTAATTGCTTTGGTTGTTATTCACTTTTTTTGA
- the uvrA gene encoding excinuclease ABC subunit UvrA: MSQSHIRIRGARTHNLKNVNLDIPRDKFVVITGLSGSGKSSLAFDTLYAEGQRRYVESLSAYARQFLSQMEKPEVDSIEGLSPAIAIEQKSTSHNPRSTVGTITEIYDYLRLLYARVGTPFCPEHDLPMVAQTVSEMVDAVKQLDEGTALMLLAPVVRERKGEYTHLFEQLQSQGFVRARVDGEIIDIDTPPELDKKKKHTIEVVVDRFKVRDDLGNRIAESFETALRLGSDIAVLAWMNEEQPERTFSAKHSCPECDRAVAELEPRLFSFNNPFGACPTCDGLGTRSHFSADKLIPSKDVSISQGAIRGWDRQRPYYYSMIEKVAAHFSFSLDTPWNELDAETQKKFLYGTGKEKVDLSYVDERGRKHNRVMAFEGVLPHLERRYRETESNYVREDLAQYLSNAACDVCDGSRLNEISRNVKILDKTIAQITKMSIGDAEQYYQDLKLEGAKGEIGDKIFKEIRERLHFLVSVGLNYLSLSRSAETLSGGEAQRIRLASQIGAGLMGVMYVLDEPSIGLHQRDNDRLLETLVRLRDLGNTVLVVEHDEDAIRAADHIIDIGPGAGVHGGHIIAEGTYEEILANPNSLTGQYLSGKLKIEVPKTRTKPPKPEEQIKLMGACGHNLQNVDLTIPLGVMTCVTGVSGSGKSTLINRTLLPLAATQLNGATTLTAEKFDSIDGLQFLDKVVDIDQSPIGRTPRSNPATYTGLFTPIRELFAQTPEAKARGYAAGRFSFNVKGGRCEACEGDGMIKVAMHFLPDMYVPCDNCHGDRYNRETLEVSYKGKNISDVLGMTVEDAMHFFDAIPVIHRRLETLFHVGLGYIRLGQSATTLSGGEAQRVKLARELAKRDTGKTIYVLDEPTTGLHFHDIAKLLDILHELRNKGNTIVVIEHNLDVIKTADWVIDLGPEGGAGGGMIITEGTPEQVAKSKVSFTGKFLKAMLK, encoded by the coding sequence ATGAGTCAAAGTCACATCCGTATTCGAGGCGCACGAACCCATAACTTAAAAAATGTGAACCTTGATATACCACGCGATAAGTTCGTGGTGATTACGGGACTCTCAGGCTCAGGTAAATCATCCTTAGCTTTTGATACCTTATATGCCGAAGGTCAACGCCGTTATGTGGAATCGCTGTCTGCCTATGCGCGTCAGTTTTTATCCCAAATGGAAAAGCCCGAAGTTGACTCAATTGAAGGTTTAAGCCCTGCAATTGCAATTGAACAGAAGTCGACCAGCCATAACCCACGCTCGACCGTGGGGACGATTACTGAAATTTACGATTATTTACGTCTGCTGTATGCACGTGTCGGTACGCCTTTCTGTCCCGAACATGACTTGCCTATGGTTGCGCAGACAGTTTCAGAAATGGTCGATGCCGTTAAACAGTTAGATGAAGGCACAGCGTTAATGCTACTTGCACCCGTAGTGCGTGAACGTAAAGGCGAGTACACCCATCTGTTTGAGCAGCTACAAAGTCAAGGTTTTGTACGGGCACGTGTGGATGGCGAAATTATTGACATTGATACACCGCCAGAACTCGATAAAAAGAAAAAACACACCATTGAAGTGGTGGTGGATCGTTTTAAAGTCCGTGATGATTTGGGCAACCGTATTGCAGAATCGTTTGAGACAGCACTGCGTTTAGGCAGCGATATTGCGGTTTTGGCGTGGATGAATGAAGAACAACCAGAGCGTACTTTTTCAGCGAAACACTCTTGTCCTGAATGTGACCGTGCAGTGGCAGAACTTGAGCCTCGTTTGTTTTCATTTAACAACCCCTTTGGGGCTTGCCCAACCTGTGATGGCTTGGGTACCCGTAGTCATTTTAGCGCAGACAAACTGATTCCAAGCAAAGACGTTTCAATTAGCCAAGGCGCGATACGCGGTTGGGATCGTCAGCGTCCTTACTATTACAGCATGATTGAAAAAGTTGCAGCGCATTTCAGCTTTTCACTGGATACTCCGTGGAATGAGCTCGATGCTGAAACACAAAAGAAATTTCTCTACGGTACAGGCAAAGAGAAAGTCGATTTAAGTTATGTGGATGAACGTGGGCGTAAACACAATCGCGTCATGGCCTTTGAAGGGGTATTACCGCATTTAGAACGTCGTTACCGTGAAACCGAATCCAATTATGTGCGTGAAGATTTGGCGCAGTATTTGTCTAATGCGGCCTGTGATGTGTGCGATGGCTCACGTCTGAATGAAATCTCACGTAACGTCAAAATTTTAGACAAGACCATCGCGCAAATCACCAAAATGTCGATTGGTGATGCTGAACAGTATTATCAAGATTTAAAACTTGAAGGTGCGAAAGGCGAAATTGGCGATAAGATTTTTAAAGAAATCCGTGAACGTCTGCACTTTTTGGTCTCTGTGGGTCTGAATTATTTAAGTTTGTCTCGTTCAGCAGAAACCTTGTCTGGCGGTGAAGCACAGCGTATTCGTTTGGCCTCTCAAATTGGTGCAGGTCTGATGGGCGTGATGTACGTGTTGGATGAACCTTCGATTGGTTTGCATCAGCGTGATAACGACCGTTTGCTTGAAACCTTGGTGCGTCTGCGCGACCTTGGCAATACAGTACTTGTGGTTGAGCATGATGAAGATGCCATTCGTGCTGCGGATCATATTATTGATATTGGTCCTGGTGCAGGTGTGCATGGCGGTCATATTATTGCTGAAGGCACCTATGAAGAGATTCTGGCCAATCCTAATTCACTGACCGGTCAGTATTTATCTGGCAAGTTAAAAATTGAAGTGCCGAAGACTAGAACCAAGCCACCGAAACCTGAAGAACAAATCAAGCTGATGGGTGCATGTGGTCATAACCTGCAAAATGTAGATTTGACCATTCCTCTTGGGGTCATGACCTGTGTCACGGGCGTATCCGGTTCGGGTAAATCGACCTTGATTAACCGTACACTTTTACCATTGGCTGCAACGCAGTTGAATGGTGCAACCACTTTAACCGCGGAAAAATTCGATTCGATTGATGGCTTACAGTTCCTCGATAAAGTCGTCGACATTGACCAAAGTCCGATTGGACGTACACCGCGCTCGAACCCAGCGACGTATACGGGTTTATTTACCCCTATTCGTGAGCTGTTTGCGCAAACGCCTGAAGCCAAAGCGCGTGGTTATGCAGCGGGTCGTTTCTCGTTTAACGTTAAAGGTGGTCGCTGTGAAGCCTGTGAAGGTGACGGCATGATCAAAGTCGCGATGCATTTCTTACCGGATATGTATGTGCCTTGTGATAATTGTCATGGCGACCGTTATAACCGTGAAACCTTGGAAGTCAGCTACAAAGGCAAGAATATTTCTGATGTTCTGGGTATGACGGTTGAAGATGCAATGCATTTTTTTGATGCCATTCCTGTCATTCATCGTCGTTTAGAAACCTTATTTCATGTCGGCTTGGGCTATATTCGTTTGGGTCAGTCTGCCACTACGCTCTCTGGTGGTGAAGCGCAGCGTGTGAAATTGGCACGTGAGCTTGCCAAGCGTGATACAGGTAAAACCATTTATGTATTGGATGAACCAACCACAGGTCTACATTTCCATGATATTGCTAAGCTTCTAGATATTTTGCATGAGCTTCGCAATAAGGGTAATACCATTGTGGTGATTGAGCATAATCTAGATGTGATTAAGACTGCGGATTGGGTCATTGATTTGGGTCCTGAAGGGGGTGCAGGTGGCGGTATGATTATTACTGAAGGTACACCTGAACAGGTCGCGAAATCTAAAGTTTCGTTTACAGGTAAGTTTTTGAAAGCGATGTTGAAATAG
- a CDS encoding EamA family transporter → MKLKHTLLAIFITAIWGLNFSVIKLGLESVDPYILAGIRFFLCAIPAVFFIKKPASDIKYLIVYGLLFGVGLWGIVNLGIQAGLSAGIAALVLQFSAFFTIVLGAFFFKEALNKYQIIGIAIALIGLLSVIRLTDGSVTLAGVTLVIFGAISWSIANIIIKKSGTKEALAFLVWSSLFSPIPLFLMAYIQHGADIYSSTSSQIDFKAVGSILFQVYPTTLFGYWIWNSLLSKYPVSQVAPLSLLVPVFGLISSVLIFREQIGIQKILSILIIILGLILGLYGRQLKFYFKSFSAIRPEKKS, encoded by the coding sequence ATGAAGCTAAAACATACGCTGTTGGCTATATTCATAACAGCTATTTGGGGGCTAAATTTTTCAGTGATCAAGTTGGGGTTGGAATCAGTTGATCCTTATATTCTTGCAGGAATTCGATTCTTTTTATGTGCTATTCCCGCTGTATTCTTCATTAAAAAACCTGCAAGTGATATTAAATATTTAATTGTTTATGGATTGTTATTTGGTGTTGGATTATGGGGAATTGTGAACTTAGGAATCCAAGCAGGATTGTCGGCAGGCATTGCAGCTTTAGTTTTACAATTTAGTGCTTTTTTTACTATTGTTTTAGGAGCCTTCTTTTTTAAAGAAGCACTCAATAAATATCAAATTATTGGTATTGCTATTGCTTTAATAGGATTATTAAGTGTCATTCGACTAACAGATGGCTCAGTGACATTAGCAGGTGTAACGCTTGTTATTTTTGGTGCTATTTCTTGGAGTATAGCGAATATTATCATTAAAAAATCTGGTACTAAAGAAGCTCTAGCATTCTTAGTATGGTCTAGTTTATTTTCGCCAATTCCATTATTTTTAATGGCGTATATCCAGCATGGTGCTGACATATATTCATCTACATCCTCTCAAATTGACTTCAAAGCAGTGGGTTCAATTCTATTCCAAGTTTACCCAACAACCCTATTTGGTTATTGGATTTGGAATTCACTTCTCAGTAAATATCCTGTTAGTCAGGTTGCACCATTATCTTTACTAGTCCCTGTATTTGGTTTGATTAGCTCTGTTTTAATTTTTAGAGAGCAAATAGGTATCCAAAAAATATTATCTATATTAATTATTATTTTAGGTTTGATTTTAGGCTTGTATGGTAGACAACTAAAGTTTTATTTCAAATCTTTTTCAGCAATACGTCCAGAAAAAAAGAGTTAA
- a CDS encoding 2Fe-2S iron-sulfur cluster-binding protein, translated as MHKILLISQNIEVSISQDRSLSDLEFEEQGQNPIPFGCKAGACGICVTEILEGA; from the coding sequence GTGCATAAAATATTACTTATATCACAGAACATTGAGGTTTCAATTTCGCAAGATAGATCACTTTCAGATTTAGAATTTGAAGAACAAGGGCAAAATCCTATCCCATTTGGTTGTAAGGCAGGAGCCTGTGGAATTTGCGTAACTGAAATCTTAGAGGGTGCTTAA